One Chromobacterium paludis genomic window carries:
- the ilvN gene encoding acetolactate synthase small subunit, with protein sequence MRHILSILLENEAGALSRVVGLFSARAYNIDSLTVSTTEDPTLSRMTIVTHGSDEVIEQITKQLNKLIEVVKVIDLNESEHIEREMMLIKVRAVGKDREEMKRMADIFRGRIIDVTEKTYTIELTGTSEKLGAFIEAVDRTVILETVRTGASGIGRGERVLKI encoded by the coding sequence ATGCGACATATCTTATCCATACTTCTGGAAAACGAGGCGGGCGCGCTGTCGCGCGTCGTCGGGCTGTTTTCGGCCCGCGCCTACAACATCGATTCGCTGACAGTGTCCACCACCGAGGATCCGACGCTGTCGCGGATGACCATCGTCACCCACGGTTCCGACGAGGTCATCGAGCAGATCACCAAGCAGCTCAACAAGCTGATCGAGGTGGTCAAGGTGATAGATCTCAACGAATCCGAGCACATCGAACGCGAGATGATGCTGATCAAGGTCCGCGCCGTAGGCAAGGACCGCGAGGAGATGAAGCGGATGGCCGACATCTTCCGCGGACGCATCATCGACGTGACGGAAAAGACTTACACCATCGAGCTGACCGGTACGAGCGAGAAGCTCGGCGCCTTTATCGAGGCGGTGGACCGCACAGTGATCCTGGAAACGGTCCGTACCGGCGCATCCGGCATCGGTCGAGGCGAGCGGGTTCTGAAAATCTGA
- the ilvB gene encoding biosynthetic-type acetolactate synthase large subunit, with product MQISGAEIVVRCLQEEGVEFVFGYPGGAVLEIYDAIFRQDKFKHVLVRHEQAAVHAADAYSRSSDKVGVALVTSGPGATNAVTGIATAYMDSIPMVVISGQVPSPAIGLDAFQEVDMVGITRPCVKHNFLVKDVGEIAATIKKAFYIAKSGRPGPVVVDIPKDITQARAEFRYPDSVHIRSYVPATRGHSGQIKKAVNLLLDAKRPYIYVGGGAVQGRAEAEVTELVRSLNLPCTNTLMGLGAYPGSDRQFLGMLGMHGTYEANMAMQHCDVLIAVGARFDDRVISVPSHFLSQPKKIIHIDVDPSSISKRVKADIPIVGDVKLVLREMLEQLKQSGQKPDGSALNQWWRQIEEWRGHDCLLYTPSNELIKPQMVVQTLYDITGGQAIVTSDVGQHQMWAAQYYKFDRPKQWLNSGGLGTMGFGLPAAIGAQLANPHAQVACITGEGSIQMNIQELSTAKQYHTPVKVVALNNRYLGMVRQWQEFFYGTRYSESYMDALPDFVKIAEAYGHVGFKVENPADVEPVLREAFSDKLKERLVFLDFRTDQSENVFPMIQNGKGLDQMDLPPHMRAIQQVPFENNRDYGNMC from the coding sequence ATGCAGATATCGGGCGCCGAAATAGTGGTCCGTTGCCTGCAGGAAGAGGGGGTCGAATTCGTCTTCGGCTACCCGGGCGGCGCGGTACTGGAAATCTACGATGCCATCTTCCGGCAAGACAAGTTCAAGCATGTGCTGGTGAGGCACGAGCAGGCCGCGGTGCATGCCGCGGATGCCTACTCGCGCTCCAGCGATAAGGTGGGCGTGGCGCTGGTGACCTCGGGTCCGGGCGCGACCAACGCCGTCACCGGCATCGCCACCGCCTATATGGACTCCATCCCCATGGTGGTGATCTCCGGCCAGGTGCCTTCGCCTGCCATCGGCCTGGACGCGTTCCAGGAGGTGGACATGGTGGGCATCACGCGGCCGTGCGTGAAGCACAACTTCCTGGTCAAGGACGTGGGCGAGATCGCCGCCACCATCAAGAAGGCGTTCTACATCGCCAAGTCGGGCCGACCCGGCCCGGTGGTGGTGGACATTCCCAAGGACATTACCCAGGCGCGCGCCGAGTTCCGCTATCCGGACAGCGTGCACATCCGCTCCTACGTGCCGGCCACCCGCGGGCACAGCGGACAGATCAAGAAGGCAGTGAACCTGCTGCTTGATGCCAAGCGTCCTTACATCTACGTCGGCGGCGGCGCGGTGCAGGGCCGCGCCGAGGCCGAAGTGACCGAGCTGGTCCGCTCCCTGAATCTGCCGTGCACCAACACCCTGATGGGCCTGGGCGCCTATCCGGGTTCGGACCGCCAGTTCCTGGGCATGCTGGGCATGCACGGCACGTACGAAGCCAATATGGCGATGCAGCACTGCGACGTGCTGATCGCCGTGGGCGCGCGTTTCGACGACCGCGTGATCAGCGTGCCCTCGCATTTCCTCAGCCAGCCCAAGAAGATCATCCATATAGACGTCGATCCGTCTTCGATCTCCAAGCGCGTCAAGGCCGACATACCCATCGTCGGCGACGTCAAGCTGGTGCTGCGCGAGATGCTGGAACAGCTGAAGCAATCCGGCCAGAAGCCGGATGGTTCGGCGCTGAACCAGTGGTGGCGGCAGATCGAGGAGTGGCGCGGCCACGATTGTCTGCTGTATACCCCGTCCAACGAGCTGATCAAGCCGCAGATGGTGGTGCAGACGCTGTATGACATCACCGGTGGCCAGGCCATCGTCACCTCCGACGTGGGCCAGCACCAGATGTGGGCGGCGCAGTACTACAAGTTCGACCGGCCCAAGCAATGGTTGAACTCCGGCGGCCTCGGCACCATGGGCTTCGGCCTGCCGGCGGCCATCGGCGCGCAGCTGGCCAATCCGCACGCGCAGGTGGCCTGCATCACCGGCGAGGGCTCCATCCAGATGAACATCCAGGAGCTGTCCACCGCCAAGCAGTACCACACCCCGGTCAAGGTGGTGGCGCTGAACAACCGCTACCTGGGCATGGTGCGCCAGTGGCAGGAGTTCTTCTACGGCACTCGCTATTCCGAGTCCTACATGGACGCGCTGCCGGACTTCGTCAAGATCGCCGAGGCCTACGGCCACGTCGGCTTCAAGGTGGAGAATCCGGCGGACGTGGAGCCGGTATTGCGCGAGGCGTTCAGCGACAAGCTGAAGGAGCGCCTGGTGTTCCTGGACTTCCGCACCGACCAGTCGGAAAACGTGTTCCCGATGATCCAGAACGGCAAGGGCCTGGATCAGATGGACCTGCCGCCGCACATGCGCGCGATCCAGCAGGTGCCTTTCGAGAACAACCGTGACTACGGCAATATGTGCTAA
- a CDS encoding RNA polymerase sigma factor — protein MASRKEMADFLESVEKRAFKQALYAVRQEDNALDIVQDSMMKLADRYAHAPANELPLIFQRILQNTIRDHYRRSKVRSFVSTLLSSLIPTHAEDDSQDPLETLDVAADEAHTNPEQWYQRKEVAQMIDASLQLLPARQREAFLLRYWEGLDVAETAQVMGCSEGSVKTHCSRANHTLAAILAQKGVLL, from the coding sequence ATGGCAAGCCGCAAGGAAATGGCCGACTTCCTCGAGTCGGTAGAAAAACGCGCCTTCAAGCAGGCCCTGTACGCGGTGCGGCAGGAAGACAATGCGCTCGACATCGTGCAAGACTCGATGATGAAGCTGGCCGATCGCTACGCGCACGCGCCCGCGAACGAACTGCCGTTGATCTTTCAGCGCATCCTGCAAAACACCATCCGCGACCACTATCGCCGAAGCAAGGTGCGCAGCTTCGTCAGCACCCTGCTGTCCTCCCTGATTCCCACCCACGCCGAAGACGATTCGCAGGACCCGCTGGAAACGCTGGACGTTGCCGCCGACGAGGCGCACACCAACCCCGAACAGTGGTACCAGCGCAAGGAAGTGGCGCAGATGATAGACGCGTCGCTGCAGCTGCTGCCGGCGCGTCAACGCGAGGCATTTCTGCTGCGTTACTGGGAAGGACTGGATGTTGCCGAAACCGCCCAGGTCATGGGCTGCTCGGAAGGCAGCGTCAAGACGCATTGCTCGCGCGCCAACCACACCCTGGCCGCCATTCTTGCGCAAAAGGGAGTACTGCTATGA